The following coding sequences lie in one Mucilaginibacter sp. KACC 22773 genomic window:
- a CDS encoding nuclear transport factor 2 family protein — protein sequence MKTAKELLLDYLNHIGNPDFQIGLFADDAVFELPYLASLGLPARWEGREVLYKFLSNLPKTFPGFKFRNIQIHIDTPQQAFGEYEATAVIAANGKEYAQHYMGRLVAKNGKIQLIREALNMVPVIRDIKGIDIS from the coding sequence AAACCGCAAAAGAACTATTACTGGATTACCTAAATCATATAGGTAATCCGGATTTCCAGATCGGGCTATTTGCTGATGACGCTGTTTTTGAATTGCCGTACCTGGCCAGTCTTGGCCTGCCAGCCCGCTGGGAAGGGAGAGAGGTATTATACAAGTTTCTGAGTAACCTGCCCAAGACCTTTCCGGGCTTTAAATTCAGAAATATCCAGATTCATATCGACACACCCCAGCAGGCCTTCGGCGAATATGAAGCCACCGCAGTCATCGCCGCCAATGGCAAGGAATACGCCCAGCACTATATGGGCAGGTTGGTCGCTAAAAATGGCAAAATCCAACTGATCCGTGAGGCGCTGAATATGGTGCCGGTGATTCGTGACATCAAAGGTATCGACATCTCCTGA